The following coding sequences are from one Triticum aestivum cultivar Chinese Spring chromosome 5A, IWGSC CS RefSeq v2.1, whole genome shotgun sequence window:
- the LOC123103989 gene encoding protein transport protein SEC23: MSEFLELEALDGIRMPWNVIPGTKEDAVSCVVPVSAIYTPLKSIPDMPVVPYAPLRCRMCRSILNPFSRVDYNAKIWLCTFCFQRNQFPQHYSSISENNLPPELFPQYTTIEYMSTAETGPVMPPVFIFVVDTCIIEEEIGYLKSALAQATELLPDNSLVGFITFGTYVQVHELGFGLLPKSYVFKGTKEVSKEQILEQMCFFAGKQKPTTWVIAGTRDGLSSESISRFLVPASECEFVLNSVIEELQKDPWHIPADQRASRCTGAALSVAASLLGVCVPGSGARIMAFVGGPSTEGPGSIVSKSLTEPIRSHKDLDKDSAPLFDKAVKFYDQIAKQLVHQGHVLDLFACAVDQVGVAEMKVAIEKTGGIVVLAESFGHSVFKDSLLRIFQSADNGLGLSFNGILEINCSKDVKIQGIIGPCSSLEKKSPLSADTVIGQGNTSAWKMCGLDKKTSLCFVYDISRKVGPDTVAQQTGEQLYLQFVTYYQHHEGQMRLRTTTISRQWASGAATVQELIDGFDQEAAAAVVARLVSFKMETEADFDPIRWLDRALIRLCTKFGDYQKETPSSFSLSPRLSIFPQFMFNLRRSQFVQVFNNSPDETAYFRMTLERENVGNAVAMIQPSLISYSFQSGPMPVLLDATAIGPDKILLLDSYFSVVIFHGITIAQWRKAGYQDQEGHEAFAQLLKAPHDESDAIIKERFPVPRLVVCDQYGSQARFLLAKLNPSVAYNSDNPAPGGDVIFTDDVSFEVFMDHLQRLAVQ, encoded by the exons ATGTCTGAATTTCTTGAGCTTGAGGCTCTGGATGGGATAAGGATGCCATGGAACGTTATTCCAGGCACAAAGGAGGATGCTGTGAGCTGTGTCGTCCCTGTTTCTGCCATCTATACTCCTCTCAAGTCAATTCCTGATATGCCAGTAGTGCCATATGCTCCCCTTCGCTGCCGCATGTGTCGTTCCATCCTCAATCCCTTCTCCAGAGTCGACTATAATGCTAAGATCTGGCTCTGTACATTCTGCTTTCAGCGCAATCAGTTCCCTCAACACTATTCCTCAATCTCAGAAAACAATCTTCCTCCAGAACTCTTCCCTCAGTATACCACTATTGAGTACATGTCCACTGCAGAAACAGGTCCTGTAATGCCTCCTGTTTTCATCTTTGTTGTGGATACTTGCATTATCGAGGAAGAAATTGGTTATTTGAAGTCTGCTCTGGCACAGGCTACTGAGCTATTGCCAGATAATTCCCTTGTTGGATTCATTACTTTTGGGACATATGTACAG GTGCATGAATTGGGTTTTGGTTTGTTGCCGAAGTCATATGTGTTCAAGGGAACAAAGGAGGTCAGCAAGGAACAAATATTGGAGCAAATGTGCTTCTTTGCAGGCAAACAAAAGCCCACCACATGGGTTATAGCTGGAACTAGGGATGGTCTTTCATCAGAGAGCATCTCTAGGTTCCTTGTGCCTGCTTCAGAGTGCGAGTTTGTACTGAACTCA GTTATTGAAGAGCTGCAAAAGGACCCTTGGCATATTCCAGCTGATCAACGTGCATCAAGATGCACTGGAGCTGCATTAAGTGTGGCCGCCAGTCTCTTGGGGGTTTGTGTCCCTGGATCAGGTGCTAGGATCATGGCATTTGTTGGGGGTCCATCTACAGAGGGACCTGGTTCT ATTGTATCCAAATCCTTAACAGAACCAATTCGCTCACACAAAGACCTTGATAAAGACTCGGCTCCACTTTTTGATAAAGCTGTTAAGTTCTATGATCAGATTGCTAAGCAGCTTGTGCACCAAGGACATGTGCTGGATTTGTTTGCTTGTGCAGTCGACCAG GTTGGTGTTGCTGAAATGAAGGTTGCAATTGAGAAGACTGGGGGAATTGTTGTGCTTGCTGAAAGTTTTGGTCACTCTGTTTTCAAAGACTCGCTTCTTCGCATCTTTCAGTCAGCAGACAACGGCCTTGGATTATCATTCAA TGGTATTCTCGAGATTAACTGCTCAAAAGATGTAAAGATTCAAGGCATTATTGGGCCTTGTTCTTCCCTGGAGAAG AAAAGTCCTCTGTCTGCAGATACTGTTATTGGTCAGGGAAACACCAGCGCCTGGAAGATGTGTGGTCTTGACAAGAAAACATCGCTTTGCTTTGTATATGACATCTCAAGAAAAGTTGGCCCAGATACAGTCGCTCAGCAGACAGGCGAACAGCTCTACCTTCAATTTGTAACCTA TTATCAGCATCATGAGGGCCAGATGAGATTGCGAACTACTACGATCTCCAGACAATGGGCTTCTGGTGCTGCTACTGTGCAG GAGCTGATAGATGGCTTTGATCAAGAAGCCGCAGCCGCAGTTGTGGCACGCTTGGTCTCATTTAAGATGGAAACTGAG GCTGATTTTGATCCAATAAGATGGCTTGACCGTGCTTTGATACGTTTATGTACCAAATTTGGAGACTATCAGAAGGAAACACCCTCATCTTTCAGTTTGTCTCCACGTCTATCAATATTCCCCCAGTTTATGTTTAACTTGAGGCGTTCTCAGTTTGTCCAG GTTTTCAATAATAGCCCCGATGAAACCGCATATTTTAGGATGACGTTGGAGAGGGAAAATGTGGGCAATGCAGTTGCAATGATTCAACCTTCACTTATATCCTACTCCTTCCAATCAGGGCCAATGCCTGTTCTCTTGGATGCAACTGCAATTGGTCCTGACAAGATCCTTTTGTTGGATTCTTATTTTTCTGTCGTCATCTTCCATGGGATAACCATTGCACAATGGCGAAAGGCTGGTTACCAAGATCAAGAAGGCCACGAG GCGTTTGCCCAGTTGTTAAAAGCTCCACATGACGAATCTGATGCCATAATCAAAGAGCGGTTTCCTGTGCCCCGTTTGGTTGTTTGTGATCAATATGGATCTCAG GCTCGATTTTTACTGGCAAAGCTAAATCCATCCGTGGCATATAACTCTGACAACCCTGCTCCCGGAGGAGACGTGATATTCACG